CACATGTATGTGTATACTAATGCATACTATGGGTGGAATTGGTGGTAAAATAGtatatttcaaaatgtgctaCTTTTTTGGTTCTGATGCAACATCTGTATCTGCACAGTAACTAGAAAATTAAAGATATCAAATAGGCCAAATgcaaaaagaacaatatttgcTTCTGAAATGCAGTGGATCTGAACTGCAAATACTCGCCTCACATACCCATACACAGTACTTGGGCAAATGTACACATAATTGCGTTCCATCTCTGGCGTAAAGGATGTAATTACTTATTACACCCATCACTatctataaaatgtctgcatGATGTATAAAACACTGTACTGAAGAGTCCAGTAAAGtgtttttcacttcctcttGACAAACACTTTCAGGCCTCTTCTGCTCAAAATAACACTCACAACAAACAAGCCAGGCTGTAGTTTtagatgaaagatgaaacatGTTAGTGAGGTGCAGAGATTAAGGGCAATTTGGGGGTAAATgtacattcattttccattttctacttTTGACTTTTACTTTATTGCATTTGTCTGGTGGCAGTGACTTTACAGATTAGATTTTGCATACAAAACATATGACCAAAAATTATATATTGAATTGTGCTGATTAACCTGACCAACCGTTTATAAAGTCAGCTCCTCTATTAACTACATCATTTAAATGCTACATACACAACTATGCATCGATAATATTTATTGAGAGATGCAATAACATTGGCAAAGGCCAAtgatttgtacttttgattCTTTGAGTTCTTTTCTTGATTCTTTGAATTCTTTTAATTATATTCCTGCACTTTTTCTCAAGCAAAATTCTGAATGCAGACCTTTTACATGAATTTGGGTATTTTCAGCCTGTAGGATTGTTACTTTTCTGACCACTTCTTCCACCACAGCTACACAAATCTGTGTTGTCTGTGGATCTCAGGGACTACAACCTAAACGAGACTAGCTGCTGCTACTCTCGCGATACTTCCTCAGTGGGTCGCGGAGCAGTATGGCAGCCGTCGCGCTGAGGTCCTGCCGCAGAGGACTTTCACAGATATTAAGTAATGGAGGCCCCGCAGCTTTGTCTTCACAACGTCTGGAAGGTTTGTCCAAGTCTCCGCTTCAGGCACACTTGCTTTTACAACGCTTGACTTTCATACAAGGGTATTTTAAAGCAGACGAGGGGGTGTGGCGCACACGGACTGCGTCGTCTCAGAAAATCTAGGGCTCGTAAACGGTGCTGCGCTTGCGCTTTGTGCTGTCTGCGTTTATTTTCgtagtatttttaaaaacacttcgACATCAGTGAGCCCCATCTATATGTGTAACTGTACCTGCAGTCTGTACATGTTTGGTTCTTGTGAAAAGAGCCCCGCCGTGCCCTCATTACCCATGTGCGCTTATCTAATTTGCGTCAGGAGAagccttatcctttaaaatgGAGTGTGACACTCTATTCAGTAGTGATGTTTACCTTGAGAAGCTCATGTACCCCTCATTGTGTCATTGGCGTTACACGTTTTCACATCACAATAatgcttttgtgttgtttcaacCAGGTGCCAGGAGACACAAGTCCACAGTTCAGTATGCTTCACGACCAGACCTTCCTAAGCTGGCCTACAGAAGAGTGAAGGGGAAGAGTCCAGGTGTGGTCTTCCTCCCAGGATATGGCTCCAATATGAATGGGCAGAAAGCAGAATCACTGGAGGAGTTTTGTAGGTCACTAGGACACTCATACCTTAGGTAAGTCATCCAAACGCACCACTAAAGAGGGATGCCATGCTTGGGCGTGCCATGCTCATGATCTCATTCTTAATACAGAATAGATCACTTCCAAAAAATATACCTAATACATGTATCATTGATCCTGGATGTCCGTAGACGTGGTCTTCGTCTAATGAGAAACGCATACAATAACTATAAAGCAATGCAACTTTTGGGTTGAGAATTAAAAATCCAGTTAAACTCTATCGTTcaattcaagattcaaagtggTTAGTGTCATATGCACAgtaaggaaacatgtttctctgtacagtgaaattcttcctttgctgtccacagaattcaaacaatgtaaaaagaaatatatgtACAACCAAAATGTACATAGACGATTCAAAGTGTGTTACAGGGCTGCACTTATAGAAGGAAATACTTTTATTTCTGTAAGACATCTACTGGAAAGAACTGGTGCCCGTATGATTATGTCACAATACATTTAGTGACActgaaacacaggagaaaatGTGACAAGGCAAAAATGTCACGAGTCATACCATGAATAATAGATTAAGTTCACATTGTTTCCAAGAAGTACTTCAGAGTACGTACAGAACTTTTATTAATGAATTTGGTTATGCAGATCTGAAAGCACTCAtcaatcatttcaaaatgtaaaaatccaAGAAATCTATTCACAATCATGTGGACCACACAAAAGCAGTCACTGGCAACATTGGAGATGCAATAACTTGAAATGAGGCTGATTTTGTAAATAAGAATTATCTGTTGTCTAAATGTTTAGAATGAATCactttagcttttttttttttttaaaatacctcCAACTATTCCAAACTTCTCAGAGTGCCTCCATTCCCAAGGTTGGATACAAAACATGTGTTCGATCATACTGCACACTCACAAAGACTGAGTCCCTTGTTCAGTGTAGAATATTAGTGATTTACTGCTCACATAATTGtaaaaaagaacacacagaacCCACTTTGTCCCTGGCCTCTCATGTCCATGGCCAAGGGCTACATGTTCTATTTATGTTTTCCCAGGTTTGACTACACAGGACATGGGGCCTCAGAGGGGGTGATGGCTGAAGGAACTATTGGTACCTGGAAAAAAGATGTCCTTTACGTGTTGGATGAGTTGGTAGAGGGTCCACAGGTAAATATTTATTAGTCATACCCCTTTTCAGATTACTTGtgtttaataattaatgaaGTTATGAAAACTTTCTGAGAACACAACCGTTCCTATTATTAATTTCTATGTATTGCAAACAATGATGTACTGTCAGAATTCATACTCCTGCTGTCCTAGCTTTTCATGTGACTTGTGTTATGAAAGGAACAAAATGCAAGACttacaaaacattgttttcgGTTAAGTAAAAGGGCTATATGTTCAATATGGGTCCATGCAATTACaagaatatgtttttaataacatACAGCCAAGTAGTGTATTTGTTACCTccaatatgtaacatttctattTTGCAAACACAATATAAATACTGTAACGTGTAAAGAAAAatcagctctttctctctcgtttAAAAGTCCAGATTCTATGAATATTCTTATATTGTCCAAAATTGTAACTGCTCTCCTTCTTCACAAGTCACTTCTGAGTTTCTGTGCACTGGGCAACTTGATTGGCTCCAAACtagcagtgatgtcacaaatcctGCTTGTAAAATCCATGTTAAACCCATGATAAGAAAGTACCCTGtgaaattattgattattaCTGGCATTATGGAGCAATGTTTAGGTGGGCAAGTCCCTGTGTTGATTGTATCTAGTGCTCttctagcacacacacacaagggtgTGCACAATCCTaccagtggtttcatgctaCCTACTGACTGATTGTACCAAGACACTTAGACATGCAGCAAAGATattgaagaagaaataaagaagcCACTGGGTAGAATGcatgtttgaaatatttcctAAAAGAAACCTGGTCAAATGTTTGATAACAAGAACACTCCAGCGGATACCTTTAAACAGGAAAGCTGCCACTTTTCAACCAGCTCTGTGTCACTACAATTTTAATTGTAAAAGCAAATGAACATTATaaacttctctctttttttttacctgcatcCAGAGCTCTCCACTCTTTAGCCAGCAAAAATCTGCTAAATCACTGCAATTGTGGTATCTGGCACATTCCAGGGCTGTCGTATCAACTACAGACTAAGTTTCTGCATTTTTATGCACACTACCACAGGCACAAAGAGCGTAGTCAGATTTAGAGTCTTTCTCTTGGATTGAGTGACTGTCAAACTTTGTCTATTTCTtgactaaaaatgtttttcaaaactTAGTACTCTAAGTTTAATCTTTAGCTTTAATACAATATTGTTTGATGCTAGCTGGCTACCTAACTATTGGCTGTTTATTAACTGAATCCAAACCAAAACGAGGCACCAAATTCGCTGTGTGTTACTCAACAGCGGGAATGTTTGTTGGTCCAGTGAGGCACAGTGCATTTGGTGTAGGTTTACTATCTTTTGAGCAAAGGGAAGTACCACAAGCCTCTCTTGTTAGGTAACACCAATTATAGCATCCTTACACTGCATAGTTTGCCCAGTTTTATGCTAGGGCCAGCAGTAAAGTACTTCTTTAAGGTGAGCAAAGAGAAATGTCCTCCTCTTTAGCAGACCGATGTGGAAACAGTCTTGTCCAGCTGATAGCACATGCATCATTCTGTGAAGTAATAATTAATGAAACATAGCTGAGAAAAGGGGTACTTGTTTTAACCCTTGTTTTGTATGAGGCCCTAAGCAATATGATTAACACTatacaacattatttttcactaaTTTCTTCCATCTCTAGTGTTCATTGGACATTCAACCATTTCTCCAGAAGATGGCGTTGTGTTACCACATTTTCTTACACTGACATGATAAGCTGCATGAATTTTTATGGAATGTTTTTTCATGaggttttaattatttttgtattattaatcaGTTGATTGGCAgtctaaataaaaatattctttttttcatgtagaTACTGGTGGGATCCAGTATAGGCGGTTGGCTCATGCTTCTGGCAGCCATTGCAAGACCAGAGAAGACTGCAGCACTTGTTGGCATCTCCACTGCCGCTGATCACATCGTCACATCATTCAACTCTCTTCCTATAGAGGTAGGAGCGCAATGTTATCACTTGTATCACATTTTTggcatttcatttgaaatttttcatttttttaaaaacatttttcattgtctttGATTTGTCCGTGTTTGATTTGCAGTCACGCAAGGAGTTTGAGGAGAAGGGAGAGTGGCTAGTGCCCACCAAACACTCAGAGGAAGGTCATTACAAGTTTAGCATGGACTTTCTGCGTGAGGCGGAAAATCACTGTGTGCTCCAGAGTCCCATCCCCATCACCTGCCCCGTACGGCTCATCCACGGGCTCAAGGATGAGGACGTCCCGTGGCACATCTCCATGCAGGTTGCAGAACGCGTCCTCAGCCCAGATGTGGACGTCATCCTTCGGCGACATGGCCAGCACCGCATGTCTGAGAAAGATGACATCAAGCTCATGGTCTACACTATTGACGATCTCATAGACAAGCTGACCACTTTGGTCTGAGTAAGGCGAGGGGGAGTGAACTTGAGAGGTTGTTGAGATAAGGAGAGAAAAGACTGTTTACTTGGAAGTCAACCCTCAAGAAATTTACCAAACAATGGCATGTTACTCTGCCAAATATGACCTTTTATCCATCTGTTATCCTCCCTGTATGCcatctgtcatttcaacatGCCGTTACATTGCAAACTACATTGAAAGGGGAGCTTTCCTGCTAGCTGTTCCCTTATATCTTCAGGTTGCATTTGTATGTGTTCCAGGTTGTTGTATGGAGTGTTACGTTGGCCTTCATTAggtctgctgttgctgctgtctctgcCACTGTTCTTATTGTTGGACTGTTTCCATCCCTCTTTAGTCGCATAGTTTTCCTGTGccttttttaatcacttttcaCCCATTTTGGCCAATAAAACCTCTGCACAATAGGGTGCAGGTCTCGTTCTGTTACCACAACTAACACAACATAATCAGCTGGCAAATATCAACTGTCTTCATGAATTAATGTACTACAAGGACTTTATAACTGGTCATGAAGCAGCttcaatttaatactgatgacTCTATATGTATCCATGTCTCATCAGCGAGAAGTTTGGCTATGCCACCTCCCTCTGAAATCCTGAGATTACTATGGTGTGTTGGTAACATTAACTTTCTCAACAAAGTTACTATTAATGAGCAACCAAATCAGTTAGCTGTAGCCTAACCTAGGTGTATGaacagcactaaaacaaagccTCCTTTGTTTCACACGTTCATAAGCACACATAGccacaaatatataaattacCTCACTAacatgcatcctgcaaacatctctgtttaaagagagaaaatagtttTACAAAGACGTTCTCTATGCTTCCAAAATAAATGCAGTACCAGCCCAATCGAAAACTAGGACAGGAGATAGTGCTTCatactgcttttgtccacaggagcCACCAGATTCAACAATTGCAGTTGATATTGAGATTCATGAAGGAATTGCAATTGCATGAAATTAAGAGTTGAGTCACAAAAAAGACAAGTTAATTACCCTTAATTGTGCTATATGTTTCTTATGAAAGCTGCACATTTGAAAAGTGTCCAAATCAGAGTCCAATGTCATGATTACTAGACAGatgggggggaaagaaaaaggatttCAAAATTatggcatttctttttttactgaaacAAGATTCTGAACAAATGCAATTTGCCAGGTATGGTagcatgtaaacacaatgaGTCATGGTACTATAAAGTGAGTCAAAATCATCAAGTGAGCCATGTGAACTTTATTTCTGTTAGCAGAACATTCTGTTACATGACTCCTCATACCTGTTGGCCCTCAGCCATAGAGTGGCCTGCTGAATGGAGCCAGTGGGCTGTTGATTATTAACATGTAATTGGCGACGAGCTGCACTACGCTCAATGGGGCGAAACCAACCACTTAACTCTCTCAGGCCCACTTTACTGCAGCAGTGACCTTTAACACATTTGAGCTATGGAGTCAGTCATTTTTTGTGTCCAAAGGAAACTGAATGCCAATTTATGGGAGCATACAGCATGACAATGGCAGTAGGAAAAGGCACTCTGTGTGTTAATGTTGGTGTGGTTCTTTTGCACCAGAGAACATGTTCTGTTTGTGATGCCACATTTTAAGTTGGTTAGTTGTGTAAAATAATGCAGCATAATTCCCATATTGAGCCACAGCACTTTGCAAAAAGCATTTCTCCTATCGATCCATCCACATTAAACCTCTTAACTAAGTGAAGATAAATGGCTCTCATTACCAAAACCAAGATACAGACCCTGTAACAAACAATAAGCCTTAGTGTAGGAGCCAAACAGACAACAATAAGTCGGGAGGGAGGCCCGCTGGTGAGAGCAAGTCTTCCCGCGAGACAAGGAAACATCTCTGAGAAAATGACTGGTTCTACCTGTTATGAATGACGAGATGAAAGGGAGATATTTTTTATGTTAGTTTAATAAATTATACACAGTGGGTGATTATCCAGTCTCAAGGAAGAAATAATGATAAACATTTAAGAATCACATTAATATTGCACCATCATGTGGGCCTTGGTACACTGAGGGTCACTTCATGCTGCCTGAAGCATGGAGCTGAGCGTGCACTACAGTGTCCACTGTCCGGAAGCGGTGTCACGTCGCATTCTGTGTTGCGAGTCTGTAGGGACCCCTCCTGGACGAGCTGGCATATAAAACGAGTGACTCGCCCCTCCCGGACAAAGTAGATCCAGCCTGGCCGGACGCGCCTGCCCTGTGCTGCGCTTCATGGATGCTTCAGCACTTCAGCATCCTCCTCAGCCCTGCCCAGCTCAGCGGAACTGAAGCACAGTGACACGGACAAATCTGACCGCTCTCTCCTCTGCGGTAAGTGCACGTAAGCCACTCTTGACTATATAACAGAGCTTTGACTGCGtgacatattgtgtgtgtgtaatgttttatGCAGGCGATGCGGTGTCGCAGCTGGTGCGTGAGCTTTGCGCAGTTTGCCTTTGGGTTtgttaaatgttcatgttttttttaaaagaaaaactgcagaataCGTCACAGTGTGGTGTAGTAACATTGAATGGCGGGGTTTTATTTGAATTGACTCTATTTAAACGAGAATTGTCCCCAACAATGGACAATCAACTGAAGAATTAACACAAACCTCGTGTGTGCAGCGCAGGGAGGGGGGCTGACGTAATTTAATCAGTCTAAATATAGAACTGTTGTACAATGTACGAATTCATGTTTCTGTATGATGTCAAACTTTATGAGAACACATTTGATCATTGTTATTTGCGTCATGATGACTGCCTGCCGGAGGTCATACTTGAACCATCATCTCGCACAGCGCATCACTGCACACAGCGTGCCGGAAATGGGCTTGACGGTTACCATAGCAATAAGAGGGCATGTCCCTGTCCGGGACAGCAGCCAGGGACCACACCCTTCACTGGCACAGCCTCCAGAGATGGAGATCCAGAGATCCAGAGATCCAGTATAGAGAGACTAAAACCTGGCTTCAGGGCTTCTCTTCAAACACTGAGATGGTTTTTAATAGCACATATTTTGtagtaaacagaaaaaaaaccctcaaaaaaaaaatgtagttctAAATTCAAATAACTTTATTGTCCATTTTTGCAGGCAAACATGGAAATGTGTCTTGTGCTttatagaaaaacacagtgcagtACATATAAGAACATGAACGAAACATTCATGCactagaaaaataaaatgccgTGAACTAGTAACAGTAAGAGTTAAGCTAAAAAACAAGATGACCAGTGGCTGTTAAATGGTCCTTAATCTACAACAGCAAGTGTATTATAGGAACATTATGATGCtcttttttgtcaaaatataCTTGCAGCAGTTACAGAGCACTGCTCTTTGTTCTCTTCAGGGCATCCATAAGCTACATATACCTGAGTGTTTTTAAGAGCTGCCATGGCGAACAGAGGGCCCAGCTACGGACTGAGCCGAGAGGTGCAGGAGAAGATCGAGCAGAAGTACGACCCTGACCTGGAGCAGCGGTTGGTGGACTGGATCATTGCACAGTGTGGGGGAAACATTGAGAGGCCGCAGCCAGGCAG
This is a stretch of genomic DNA from Acanthopagrus latus isolate v.2019 chromosome 19, fAcaLat1.1, whole genome shotgun sequence. It encodes these proteins:
- the abhd10b gene encoding abhydrolase domain containing 10, depalmitoylase b, with the protein product MAAVALRSCRRGLSQILSNGGPAALSSQRLEGARRHKSTVQYASRPDLPKLAYRRVKGKSPGVVFLPGYGSNMNGQKAESLEEFCRSLGHSYLRFDYTGHGASEGVMAEGTIGTWKKDVLYVLDELVEGPQILVGSSIGGWLMLLAAIARPEKTAALVGISTAADHIVTSFNSLPIESRKEFEEKGEWLVPTKHSEEGHYKFSMDFLREAENHCVLQSPIPITCPVRLIHGLKDEDVPWHISMQVAERVLSPDVDVILRRHGQHRMSEKDDIKLMVYTIDDLIDKLTTLV